In Anopheles gambiae chromosome 2, idAnoGambNW_F1_1, whole genome shotgun sequence, a single window of DNA contains:
- the LOC1269582 gene encoding 14-3-3 protein zeta isoform X1, producing the protein MSTVDKEELVQKAKLAEQSERYDDMAQAMKSVTETGVELSNEERNLLSVAYKNVVGARRSSWRVISSIEQKTESSARKQQLAREYRERVEKELREICYEVLGLLDKFLIPKASNPESKVFYLKMKGDYYRYLAEVATGETRHTVVDDSQAAYQDAFEISKGKMQPTHPIRLGLALNFSVFYYEILNSPDKACQLAKQAFDDAIAELDTLNEDSYKDSTLIMQLLRDNLTLWTSDTQGDGDEPQEGGDN; encoded by the exons ATGTCTACCGTCGACAAGGAAGAGCTAGTGCAGAAGGCAAAACTAGCCGAACAATCTGAACG ATACGATGATATGGCACAGGCAATGAAATCAGTAACAGAAACCGGAGTGGAACTGTCAAACGAGGAAAGGAACCTACTGTCCGTCGCTTACAAGAACGTCGTCGGTGCCCgaag ATCATCATGGCGAGTGATATCGTCGATTGAACAGAAAACGGAATCCTCTGCCCGCAAACAGCAACTGGCACGAGAGTACCGGGAACGAGTTGAGAAGGAACTGAGGGAAATCTGCTACGAAGTGCTG GGTCTGCTGGACAAATTCTTAATTCCCAAAGCCAGTAATCCAGAGAGCAAGGTGTTTTACCTCAAAATGAAGGGAGACTACTACAGATACCTAGCTGAAGTAGCCACCGGCGAAACCCGCCACA CCGTAGTTGACGATTCCCAAGCCGCGTACCAGGATGCCTTTGAAATTAGTAAAGGCAAAATGCAGCCAACACATCCTATCCGATTGGGTCTTGCGCTCAATTTCTCCGTCTTCTATTACGAGATCCTAAACTCGCCCGACAAAGCCTGCCAGCTGGCTAAACAG GCATTCGATGACGCGATTGCTGAGCTGGACACGCTGAACGAGGACTCCTATAAAGACTCGACACTCATCATGCAGCTGCTGCGAGACAACCTGACGCTGTGGACGTCCGATACCCAGGGTGACGGTGACGAACCACAGGAGGGTGGCGATAATTAA
- the LOC1269582 gene encoding 14-3-3 protein zeta isoform X2 encodes MSTVDKEELVQKAKLAEQSERYDDMAQAMKSVTETGVELSNEERNLLSVAYKNVVGARRSSWRVISSIEQKTESSARKQQLAREYRERVEKELREICYEVLGLLDKFLIPKASNPESKVFYLKMKGDYYRYLAEVATGETRHTVVEDSQKSYQEAFDIAKSKMQPTHPIRLGLALNFSVFYYEIINSPARACHLAKQAFDDAIAELDTLNEDSYKDSTLIMQLLRDNLTLWTSDTQGDGDEPQEGGDN; translated from the exons ATGTCTACCGTCGACAAGGAAGAGCTAGTGCAGAAGGCAAAACTAGCCGAACAATCTGAACG ATACGATGATATGGCACAGGCAATGAAATCAGTAACAGAAACCGGAGTGGAACTGTCAAACGAGGAAAGGAACCTACTGTCCGTCGCTTACAAGAACGTCGTCGGTGCCCgaag ATCATCATGGCGAGTGATATCGTCGATTGAACAGAAAACGGAATCCTCTGCCCGCAAACAGCAACTGGCACGAGAGTACCGGGAACGAGTTGAGAAGGAACTGAGGGAAATCTGCTACGAAGTGCTG GGTCTGCTGGACAAATTCTTAATTCCCAAAGCCAGTAATCCAGAGAGCAAGGTGTTTTACCTCAAAATGAAGGGAGACTACTACAGATACCTAGCTGAAGTAGCCACCGGCGAAACCCGCCACA CTGTGGTTGAGGATTCGCAGAAATCGTATCAGGAAGCGTTCGATATTGCAAAGTCGAAAATGCAACCCACGCACCCGATTCGGTTAGGTCTAGCGCTGAACTTTTCCGTCTTTTACTATGAAATCATAAACTCTCCAGCACGGGCTTGCCATCTGGCGAAGCAG GCATTCGATGACGCGATTGCTGAGCTGGACACGCTGAACGAGGACTCCTATAAAGACTCGACACTCATCATGCAGCTGCTGCGAGACAACCTGACGCTGTGGACGTCCGATACCCAGGGTGACGGTGACGAACCACAGGAGGGTGGCGATAATTAA